A single Stigmatella aurantiaca DNA region contains:
- a CDS encoding DMT family transporter: MKGFSVPERWRGLPLLMFSSFLFALMALFARMLSGRLSVGQVVCGRFAVGLVFLALYYPVMGHRPRFGRPLLWSLRGIFGGISVYLYFVCIDLVAVGPAVLLNACWPIYGAILGYYFLKEQVSGPLLGGLVLTTVGAGLVIWGTSMVTSSLSFGLGAWAGMFSAVFSGAAVVALRALRNDTDPATVFLSFCVFGLLFGLPFALADWRPLAADTVGLLLAVGLSSAVAQMIFTYAMGHVTTAMGGVGSQLTPVFSWLLGAVFLTEPVAPLALLGAALCILGVLWGTGLLRKLLAPAAVQP, from the coding sequence ATGAAGGGCTTTTCGGTCCCCGAGCGCTGGCGCGGCCTGCCGCTGCTCATGTTTTCCAGCTTTCTCTTCGCGCTCATGGCCCTGTTCGCCCGGATGCTCTCGGGGCGGCTGTCGGTGGGGCAGGTGGTCTGCGGCCGGTTCGCCGTGGGGCTCGTCTTCCTGGCGCTCTACTACCCGGTGATGGGCCACCGGCCCCGCTTTGGCCGGCCGCTGCTCTGGTCCCTGCGCGGCATCTTCGGCGGCATCTCGGTCTACCTCTACTTCGTCTGCATTGACCTGGTGGCGGTGGGGCCTGCGGTGCTGCTCAACGCCTGCTGGCCCATCTACGGCGCCATCCTGGGTTACTACTTCCTCAAGGAGCAGGTGAGCGGCCCGCTCCTGGGCGGGCTCGTGCTGACGACGGTGGGGGCGGGGCTCGTCATCTGGGGCACGTCGATGGTGACCTCCAGCCTGTCCTTCGGGCTGGGGGCGTGGGCGGGCATGTTCTCGGCCGTCTTCAGCGGCGCAGCCGTGGTCGCCCTGCGCGCCCTGCGCAACGACACGGATCCAGCCACCGTCTTCCTGTCCTTCTGCGTCTTTGGTCTGCTGTTCGGCCTTCCGTTCGCCCTGGCCGACTGGCGGCCCCTCGCGGCGGACACGGTGGGGCTGCTGTTGGCGGTGGGGCTGTCCTCGGCGGTGGCCCAGATGATCTTCACCTACGCCATGGGTCACGTCACCACGGCCATGGGCGGCGTGGGCTCGCAGCTCACCCCCGTCTTCTCCTGGCTCCTGGGCGCCGTGTTCCTCACCGAGCCCGTGGCGCCGCTGGCCCTGCTGGGCGCGGCCCTGTGCATCCTGGGGGTGCTCTGGGGCACGGGGCTCTTGCGCAAGCTCCTGGCGCCCGCCGCCGTGCAACCCTAG
- a CDS encoding choice-of-anchor D domain-containing protein, which produces MWGRRWAWLVAWACVAGGLSGCDRQSSGNRARTGFAARPQALEFGPAAIGSTKTVKLRVANEGRAPLRVEGASSSVPNVEIAPFEPFSLSAGGEAELEVRFSPAVEGTVQGVVDILTDADSDGAAGSQVNFAGQGVKAWVEVRSQELDFGNVALDTVQVLTLRLRNSSRVESPLRLRMAGADADQFSSSTAGPELMLQPGEEQALPIAFKPRRLGVASAEVSVEVCEGCAPIAVPLKGMGIASQLDISPLRVDFGNVALGATAEERIMVRNLGTSPMSYQGARLLEGAGEFRLLSAVVPPGGVLNPGQAAEIRVAFAPSRLGALPEARVEIDVKATGSAAPAPKVALSGEGGSSCVTVLPRALDLGGVAEGMSATREVKVINRCRAPVLVSDLQIDTRQGGFFTLAQAPASTPIAPGQSAAVGVTFTPRAGAGQGEAQLSVSVRSGGTTSTEAVTLKGNGKALPPCQYAVSPATLDFGRVPVGAEVVLGTSVRNTGATECYLAGLQLASGSDGAFSAPPVTGALLAPGQKAQLLVRFKPEAEASYGGLAEGWVNHPSNGHPTVNVVGEGVKGCFAVQPTHLEFGLSQLTCAPRTQDVIAYNGCAGPLTVQGLQVQQDSAEFQLSEVPTFPVTLEAGGQFRLRATYAPENEGVDAAALRFELGPDSIYTASLLGKGVSKAEQTDTFFQESEAKVDVLFVVDNSGSMMEEQQSLGSNFAAFLSSANTAGVDYHIGVTTTGLDASPGGWSACLGGAEGGENGRLFPVDGASPRVITPTTPNASSVFAHNTQVGVCHWNEQGLEAAYRALSQPLLHNTDDPRTAQAADGNGGFLREDARLALIFLTDEEDFSPQPVAFYETYFRALKNNEASKLSVSAIVGPTNLSTCVTASSSGARYIQLAEATGGVVESICTPNWAESLKKLSSNTFGPNRSFPLSEQPENPSQISVTVDGVPVTSGWHYNPDTRAILFEAQAAPPPGALVEVTYPLGC; this is translated from the coding sequence ATGTGGGGACGTCGGTGGGCTTGGCTGGTGGCGTGGGCGTGCGTGGCGGGGGGGCTGAGCGGGTGTGACCGGCAGAGCTCCGGCAACCGCGCGCGCACGGGCTTCGCCGCACGGCCCCAGGCGCTGGAGTTTGGCCCGGCGGCGATCGGCTCCACCAAGACGGTGAAACTCCGGGTGGCCAACGAGGGCCGGGCCCCGCTGCGCGTGGAGGGGGCCTCCTCCAGCGTGCCCAACGTGGAGATTGCCCCGTTCGAGCCCTTCTCGCTGAGCGCGGGGGGCGAGGCCGAGCTGGAGGTGCGCTTCTCGCCCGCCGTGGAGGGCACGGTGCAGGGCGTGGTGGACATCCTCACGGACGCGGACTCGGACGGGGCCGCGGGCTCGCAGGTGAACTTCGCGGGCCAGGGCGTGAAGGCCTGGGTCGAGGTGCGCAGCCAGGAGCTGGATTTTGGCAACGTGGCGCTGGACACCGTGCAGGTGCTCACGCTGCGCCTGCGCAATTCCTCCCGCGTGGAGAGCCCGCTGCGGCTGCGCATGGCCGGGGCGGACGCGGATCAGTTCTCCTCCAGCACGGCCGGGCCGGAGCTGATGTTGCAGCCGGGCGAGGAGCAGGCCCTGCCCATCGCGTTCAAGCCGCGCCGGCTGGGCGTGGCCTCCGCCGAGGTGAGCGTGGAGGTGTGCGAGGGCTGCGCGCCCATCGCCGTGCCGCTCAAGGGCATGGGCATCGCCTCGCAGCTGGATATTTCTCCCCTGCGGGTGGACTTCGGCAACGTGGCGCTGGGGGCCACGGCCGAGGAGCGCATCATGGTGCGCAACCTGGGCACCTCGCCCATGAGCTACCAGGGCGCGCGCCTCCTCGAGGGCGCCGGTGAGTTCCGCCTGCTGAGCGCGGTGGTGCCCCCGGGCGGTGTCCTGAATCCGGGACAGGCCGCGGAGATCCGCGTGGCGTTCGCGCCGTCGCGGCTCGGCGCGCTTCCCGAGGCGCGGGTGGAGATCGACGTGAAGGCCACCGGCTCGGCCGCGCCCGCGCCCAAGGTGGCCCTGAGCGGGGAGGGCGGCTCCTCGTGCGTGACGGTGCTGCCGCGCGCGCTGGACCTAGGGGGGGTGGCCGAGGGCATGTCCGCCACCCGCGAGGTGAAGGTCATCAACCGCTGCCGCGCCCCGGTGCTGGTGAGTGACTTGCAGATTGACACGCGGCAGGGCGGGTTCTTCACGCTGGCCCAGGCGCCCGCGAGCACCCCCATCGCCCCCGGCCAGTCGGCCGCCGTGGGCGTCACCTTCACGCCCCGGGCGGGCGCGGGGCAGGGCGAGGCCCAGCTCTCCGTGTCCGTGCGCAGCGGCGGCACCACCTCCACCGAGGCGGTGACGCTCAAGGGGAACGGCAAGGCGCTCCCGCCGTGCCAGTACGCGGTGTCCCCGGCCACGCTCGACTTCGGCCGGGTGCCGGTGGGCGCGGAGGTGGTGCTGGGCACCTCCGTGCGCAACACGGGCGCCACGGAGTGCTACCTCGCGGGGCTGCAGCTCGCCTCGGGCTCGGACGGGGCCTTCAGCGCCCCGCCGGTGACGGGCGCGCTGCTGGCCCCGGGGCAGAAGGCGCAGCTGCTCGTCCGGTTCAAGCCGGAGGCGGAGGCCTCCTATGGTGGCTTGGCGGAGGGCTGGGTGAACCACCCGTCCAATGGGCACCCCACCGTGAACGTGGTGGGCGAGGGGGTGAAGGGCTGCTTCGCCGTTCAGCCCACGCACCTGGAGTTTGGCCTCTCGCAGCTCACGTGCGCGCCGCGCACGCAGGACGTCATCGCCTACAACGGCTGCGCGGGCCCGCTCACCGTCCAGGGGCTGCAGGTGCAGCAGGACAGCGCGGAGTTCCAGCTCTCGGAGGTGCCCACCTTCCCGGTGACGCTGGAGGCGGGCGGGCAGTTCCGGCTGCGCGCCACCTACGCGCCGGAGAACGAGGGCGTGGACGCGGCGGCGCTGCGCTTTGAGCTGGGGCCGGACTCCATCTACACCGCGAGCCTGCTGGGCAAGGGCGTGAGCAAGGCGGAGCAGACCGACACGTTCTTCCAGGAGTCCGAGGCCAAGGTCGACGTGCTCTTCGTCGTGGACAACTCGGGCTCGATGATGGAGGAGCAGCAGAGCCTGGGCAGCAACTTCGCCGCCTTCCTGAGCTCCGCCAACACCGCGGGCGTGGACTACCACATCGGCGTCACCACCACGGGCCTGGATGCCTCGCCGGGCGGCTGGTCCGCGTGCCTGGGCGGCGCCGAGGGCGGTGAGAACGGCCGGCTCTTCCCGGTGGATGGCGCCTCGCCGCGTGTCATTACGCCCACCACGCCGAACGCCTCGTCCGTCTTCGCCCACAACACGCAGGTGGGCGTGTGCCACTGGAACGAGCAGGGGCTGGAGGCCGCCTACCGGGCCCTGTCCCAGCCGCTGCTGCACAACACGGATGATCCGCGCACCGCGCAGGCCGCGGACGGCAACGGCGGCTTCCTGCGCGAGGACGCGCGGCTGGCGCTCATCTTCCTCACCGACGAGGAGGACTTCTCCCCCCAGCCGGTGGCCTTCTACGAGACGTACTTCCGCGCGCTGAAGAACAACGAGGCCTCCAAGCTGAGCGTCTCGGCCATCGTGGGGCCCACGAACCTGTCCACCTGCGTGACGGCCAGCAGCTCGGGCGCGCGCTACATCCAGCTCGCGGAGGCCACCGGCGGCGTCGTGGAGAGCATCTGCACGCCGAACTGGGCCGAGTCCCTCAAGAAGCTCTCGTCCAACACCTTCGGGCCCAACCGCTCCTTCCCGCTGTCCGAGCAGCCGGAGAATCCCTCGCAGATCTCCGTCACGGTGGATGGGGTGCCGGTGACGTCCGGTTGGCATTACAACCCAGACACCCGCGCCATCCTCTTCGAGGCGCAGGCCGCTCCCCCTCCAGGCGCCCTGGTAGAGGTGACGTACCCGCTCGGGTGCTGA
- a CDS encoding metallophosphoesterase: MSTQSLLIAGVGDIHGRFHRVEAWMEVLEKARGRPVDLVLAVGDVEAFRRADDQRRKMTKRLMPAEFAEYADGQRQMKRPLYFIGGNNEDFEALHDAPEGMELAPQVYYLGRAGLQTLRGLRVAYLSGIHAPRFFEQPLKRPRALDTAKQAGYFRAPEVERVMHARDVDLLLVHEWPRGIVQRARDENTPSARPLPSYWIGNPITRRLADTLRPKWMFCGHSHKGFAVSLGGESGRPVTRIACLDQAARPDEAVFWLEFENREPVRGGWGLSGAVAWQAGAPWNLQSLPAAGPHAALPEEERELG, encoded by the coding sequence ATGTCCACACAATCTCTCCTCATCGCGGGTGTGGGAGACATCCATGGACGCTTCCACCGGGTGGAAGCGTGGATGGAGGTGTTGGAGAAGGCGCGGGGCCGGCCGGTGGACCTGGTGCTGGCGGTGGGGGACGTGGAGGCCTTCCGGCGCGCGGATGATCAGCGCCGCAAGATGACCAAGCGCCTCATGCCCGCCGAGTTCGCCGAGTACGCGGATGGGCAGCGGCAGATGAAGCGGCCGCTGTACTTCATCGGTGGGAACAACGAGGACTTCGAGGCGCTCCACGACGCGCCGGAGGGCATGGAGCTGGCCCCCCAGGTGTATTACCTCGGGCGGGCGGGGCTCCAGACGCTGCGGGGGCTGCGCGTGGCGTACCTCTCGGGCATCCACGCCCCGCGCTTCTTCGAGCAGCCGCTCAAGCGGCCCCGGGCGCTCGATACGGCGAAGCAGGCCGGCTACTTCCGTGCGCCCGAAGTCGAGCGCGTCATGCACGCGCGGGACGTGGACCTGTTGCTGGTGCACGAGTGGCCCCGGGGCATCGTGCAGCGGGCGCGGGACGAGAACACCCCTTCGGCCCGGCCCCTGCCGTCGTATTGGATTGGCAATCCCATCACGCGCCGGTTGGCGGACACGCTGCGGCCCAAGTGGATGTTCTGTGGCCACTCCCACAAGGGCTTCGCGGTGTCCCTGGGCGGCGAGAGCGGACGGCCGGTGACGCGCATTGCCTGTCTGGATCAGGCGGCGCGGCCGGATGAGGCGGTGTTCTGGCTGGAGTTCGAGAACCGCGAGCCCGTGCGCGGCGGCTGGGGCCTGTCCGGCGCGGTGGCCTGGCAGGCCGGGGCGCCGTGGAACCTTCAATCGCTGCCCGCGGCAGGGCCCCACGCCGCCTTGCCGGAAGAGGAGCGGGAGCTGGGGTGA
- a CDS encoding CBS domain-containing protein, which produces MKLSAVMNPDVRPISPEQTLTEAALRMRQQGSGLLPVCNSRKIVGLLTDRDIVFQAIAERLDPQQTRVGEILGDAAPCYAFEDDELATAAQLMAEHHLHHLPVLDRDQNLVGMVSLDDIAREALDAPSGPHELPLSGLTVNHH; this is translated from the coding sequence ATGAAGCTGAGCGCGGTGATGAATCCGGATGTGCGTCCTATCAGCCCGGAACAAACGCTGACCGAGGCCGCCCTGCGCATGCGGCAACAGGGCTCAGGACTTCTTCCCGTGTGCAACAGCCGGAAAATCGTGGGCCTGCTCACGGACCGCGACATCGTGTTCCAGGCCATCGCGGAGCGGCTCGATCCCCAACAGACCCGGGTGGGCGAAATCCTCGGGGACGCGGCCCCCTGCTACGCCTTCGAGGACGATGAGCTGGCCACCGCCGCCCAGCTCATGGCCGAACACCACCTCCACCACCTGCCCGTCCTCGACCGGGACCAGAACCTCGTGGGCATGGTGTCGCTCGACGACATTGCCCGCGAGGCGCTGGACGCACCCTCGGGCCCCCACGAGCTTCCCCTCTCGGGGCTGACCGTGAACCACCACTGA
- a CDS encoding phosphatase PAP2 family protein, whose amino-acid sequence MLSAQLLLAVVPLLSSVPLSPDARPSSGQAPGFHELRFDWKQDGALMGAAAVLLVGSEVLFKEDLAPATCRWCDRAADGTDSLNRLDRWGRGLTGTTGAQRQRAGNWSNIVGGLLPLGTLGAHYAFSRQAGASGAVFLQDTGIIVESVLLSAVLNQATKFIAGRERPFVHVLPEAQKPFTEHPSDNNLSFYSGHTSMMFSLVVSAGTVAHLRGYPHQPWVWAVGLPLATSVGLLRMGAGKHYLTDVAVGAALGTASGLAVPLLLHGRTSSAPEGLSLQVTAGPRGAAVAGRF is encoded by the coding sequence GTGCTTTCCGCCCAACTCCTTCTCGCGGTCGTCCCCCTGCTCTCCTCGGTTCCACTGAGCCCGGACGCCCGGCCCTCTTCCGGGCAGGCGCCCGGTTTTCACGAACTGCGCTTCGACTGGAAACAGGATGGCGCCCTCATGGGCGCGGCGGCGGTGCTGCTCGTGGGCAGCGAAGTCCTCTTCAAGGAGGACCTGGCCCCCGCGACGTGCCGTTGGTGCGACCGGGCTGCTGATGGCACGGACTCGCTCAACCGGCTGGACCGCTGGGGACGCGGGCTCACCGGCACCACCGGGGCGCAGCGCCAGCGCGCGGGCAACTGGAGCAACATCGTGGGCGGACTGCTGCCCCTGGGCACGCTGGGGGCGCACTACGCCTTCTCCCGGCAGGCGGGGGCCTCCGGCGCCGTGTTCCTTCAGGACACGGGCATCATCGTCGAGTCGGTCCTGCTGAGCGCGGTGCTCAACCAGGCCACGAAGTTCATCGCGGGCCGGGAGCGGCCCTTCGTCCACGTTCTGCCCGAGGCCCAGAAGCCCTTCACGGAGCACCCCTCGGACAACAACCTCTCCTTCTACAGCGGCCACACCAGCATGATGTTCTCGCTGGTGGTGTCCGCAGGCACCGTGGCCCACCTGCGTGGCTACCCGCACCAGCCCTGGGTCTGGGCGGTGGGGCTGCCCCTGGCCACCTCCGTGGGCCTGCTGCGAATGGGCGCTGGCAAACACTACCTGACCGATGTGGCCGTGGGCGCGGCGCTGGGGACGGCCTCCGGGCTCGCGGTGCCCCTGTTGCTGCACGGGCGCACCTCTTCGGCCCCCGAGGGGCTGTCCCTCCAGGTGACGGCAGGGCCCCGGGGCGCGGCGGTCGCGGGGCGCTTCTAG
- a CDS encoding PD-(D/E)XK nuclease family protein — translation MPRPGRTLQVFPDANRRQQVLRATRESHGFVRAAGCLTWDEFVNALGGARALKRRPCPASAARVVMGSLAQGLGETPFGAFVQEPAFARAALELVLDMKAGRLTPRELQDAAELLPQERRPRLRVLARLYDGYVRRMEALGLADREDVLRGSLQALKAGTWPAAWEDVDTLVLHGLYDVRPSGLELLLALAAVCEKRQVALRVETPVGGSPVADAALAGLFRAFENQGEALSQVDLFKADLTFEARPLAELGRHLFSAGVARGALEAAAGPLRMWSVGSAQDEARQIARDVRRLVAEGVEPARIAVAWREPGPEARWLAEALGELGVPVRLPYGEPLALAGPVRLALDLPLLAEDGFPAERVAELVASRYAPILSRGAPEAPATLFTLAAVRDDRLGASRGKGAYDVRLEGLARRMVAAHDERAHAVRLLRERCLRLMEECRRIPESGSALELLGAWWQAVRQLGLTDSEGELEPLRDDALGLHGLEARSRDDAARQALSLRVGELERTLRTVDGGPKLSRRTFGRWLLDAMRDVYLPPRGPAAGAVEVLDIRELAGRTFGHLFLAGMTEGRFPGHEAPNPLLGDADRVELNKHLGREVFRLTGGEFEDRAPWRLAEDRLLFASALVAAEEQVSLSFPATGVGGQEQVPSGFLEELRRLTGKGWEARALMAVPPLDDVLTESELRQRVALETLASARLRVTEPDVAGPLLRRRFAVEAWFASVKELAHVEVERLHFFSNPANRVGPYTGHIAGPGLDVALRETFRFDETRPLSASALARFGNCGFQGFLTYGLKVAEPDQPGEEFDARGRGTFWHRVLEEVFKRLREQGLLGKGLDEIPEEVLDASLAKAVLYFEQRNHVGHPELWKLAKERARAMARRILADERRGMPFERYMPEEFELKFGPQAIRETWKQVSLLAGEEAIHFEGKIDRLDLSAGDVGVIDYKSGRLDKRELKQKLLSSDFQLPLYLYAARASGHREARNAAWFSLRTGTTVHLSEVVSAEELEDMLATDPAIRARLAEEEKPNLANAVEQLVATARKGQFGMRPKDCGSCGYRAVCRITERRVVEEGV, via the coding sequence ATGCCCCGTCCCGGCCGCACCCTCCAGGTCTTCCCCGACGCGAACCGGCGCCAGCAAGTGCTGCGCGCGACACGCGAAAGCCACGGCTTCGTGCGGGCGGCGGGTTGTCTCACCTGGGACGAATTCGTCAACGCGCTGGGTGGCGCCAGGGCGCTGAAGCGCAGGCCGTGCCCGGCCTCGGCCGCGCGCGTGGTGATGGGCTCGCTGGCCCAGGGACTGGGCGAGACGCCCTTTGGTGCCTTCGTCCAGGAGCCCGCCTTCGCCCGCGCCGCGCTGGAGCTCGTGCTCGACATGAAGGCGGGCCGGTTGACGCCCCGGGAGCTCCAGGACGCCGCGGAGCTGCTGCCGCAGGAGCGCCGGCCCCGGCTCCGGGTGCTCGCCCGGCTGTATGACGGCTATGTCCGGCGCATGGAGGCCCTGGGGCTGGCGGACCGCGAGGACGTGCTGCGCGGCTCGCTCCAGGCGCTGAAGGCGGGCACGTGGCCCGCGGCCTGGGAGGACGTGGACACGCTCGTGCTGCACGGCCTGTACGACGTGCGGCCCTCGGGGCTGGAGCTGCTCCTGGCGCTGGCGGCGGTGTGCGAGAAGCGCCAGGTGGCCCTGCGGGTGGAGACGCCCGTGGGCGGCTCGCCCGTGGCGGACGCGGCGCTGGCGGGCCTGTTCCGGGCCTTCGAGAACCAGGGGGAGGCCCTGAGCCAGGTCGACCTCTTCAAGGCGGACCTGACCTTCGAGGCCCGGCCCCTGGCCGAGCTGGGACGCCACCTGTTCTCCGCGGGCGTGGCGCGCGGGGCGCTGGAGGCCGCGGCGGGCCCCTTGCGCATGTGGAGCGTGGGCTCGGCCCAGGACGAGGCCCGGCAGATCGCCCGGGACGTGCGCCGGCTGGTGGCCGAGGGCGTCGAACCGGCCCGGATCGCCGTGGCCTGGCGGGAGCCGGGGCCGGAGGCGCGGTGGCTGGCCGAGGCGCTGGGCGAGCTGGGCGTGCCCGTGAGGCTGCCGTATGGCGAGCCGCTCGCGCTGGCGGGCCCGGTGCGGCTGGCGTTGGACTTGCCCCTGCTGGCCGAGGATGGGTTTCCGGCCGAGCGCGTGGCGGAGCTGGTGGCGAGCCGGTACGCGCCCATCCTCTCGCGCGGCGCACCCGAGGCCCCGGCGACGCTCTTCACCCTGGCCGCGGTGCGGGACGACCGGCTGGGTGCCTCGCGGGGCAAGGGCGCGTATGACGTGCGGCTGGAGGGGCTGGCACGCCGGATGGTGGCGGCCCACGACGAGCGGGCCCACGCCGTGCGGCTGCTCCGGGAGCGCTGCCTGCGGCTGATGGAGGAGTGCCGCCGCATCCCCGAGTCGGGCAGCGCGCTGGAGCTGCTCGGGGCGTGGTGGCAGGCCGTGCGGCAACTGGGGCTCACGGACTCGGAAGGGGAGCTGGAGCCCCTGCGGGACGACGCCCTGGGGCTGCACGGGCTGGAGGCCCGCTCCCGGGACGATGCCGCGCGCCAGGCACTGAGCCTCCGGGTGGGGGAGCTGGAGCGCACGCTGCGGACGGTGGACGGCGGCCCGAAGTTGTCCCGGCGCACCTTCGGCCGGTGGCTCCTGGACGCGATGCGGGACGTGTACCTGCCGCCCCGGGGGCCCGCCGCCGGCGCGGTGGAGGTGCTGGACATCCGCGAGCTGGCGGGCCGGACGTTCGGCCACCTGTTCCTGGCGGGCATGACGGAGGGCCGCTTCCCGGGACACGAGGCGCCCAATCCCTTGCTGGGGGACGCCGACCGGGTGGAGCTGAACAAGCACCTGGGGCGGGAAGTTTTCCGGCTCACCGGCGGCGAGTTCGAGGATCGCGCGCCGTGGCGCCTCGCCGAGGACCGGCTGCTCTTCGCCAGCGCGCTGGTGGCGGCGGAGGAGCAGGTGAGCCTGTCCTTCCCGGCGACGGGCGTGGGCGGGCAGGAGCAGGTGCCCTCCGGGTTCCTGGAGGAGCTCCGCCGGCTCACGGGCAAGGGCTGGGAGGCGCGGGCGCTGATGGCCGTGCCCCCGCTGGATGACGTGCTCACGGAGTCCGAGCTGCGCCAGCGCGTGGCCCTGGAGACGCTGGCGTCCGCCCGGCTGCGCGTGACCGAGCCGGATGTGGCGGGGCCCTTGCTGCGCCGGCGCTTCGCGGTCGAGGCGTGGTTCGCCAGCGTGAAGGAGCTGGCGCACGTGGAGGTTGAACGCCTGCACTTCTTCAGCAACCCGGCCAACCGGGTGGGCCCCTACACGGGACACATCGCGGGCCCGGGGCTGGACGTGGCGCTGCGGGAGACGTTCCGCTTCGATGAGACCCGGCCCCTGTCGGCCTCGGCGCTGGCCCGGTTTGGAAACTGTGGCTTCCAGGGCTTCCTCACGTACGGGCTGAAGGTGGCCGAGCCGGATCAGCCGGGCGAGGAGTTCGATGCGCGCGGCCGGGGAACCTTCTGGCACCGGGTGCTGGAGGAGGTGTTTAAGCGGCTCCGGGAGCAGGGGCTGCTCGGCAAGGGCTTGGACGAAATCCCGGAGGAGGTGCTGGATGCCTCGCTGGCCAAGGCGGTGCTCTACTTCGAGCAGCGCAACCACGTGGGCCATCCGGAGCTGTGGAAGCTCGCCAAGGAGCGGGCCCGGGCCATGGCGCGGCGCATCCTCGCGGACGAGCGCCGGGGGATGCCCTTCGAGCGCTACATGCCCGAGGAGTTCGAGCTGAAGTTCGGCCCGCAGGCCATCCGGGAGACGTGGAAGCAGGTGTCGCTCCTGGCGGGCGAGGAGGCCATCCACTTCGAGGGGAAGATCGACCGGCTGGATCTGAGCGCGGGCGACGTGGGCGTCATCGACTACAAGTCGGGGCGCCTGGACAAGCGGGAGCTGAAACAGAAGCTCCTGTCCTCGGACTTCCAGCTCCCGCTGTATCTCTACGCGGCGCGGGCCAGCGGCCACCGGGAGGCGCGCAACGCGGCCTGGTTCTCGCTCCGCACGGGGACGACGGTGCACCTGTCCGAGGTGGTCTCCGCCGAGGAGCTGGAGGACATGCTGGCCACGGATCCGGCCATCCGCGCCCGGCTGGCCGAGGAAGAGAAGCCCAACCTGGCGAACGCGGTGGAGCAGCTGGTGGCCACGGCCCGGAAGGGCCAGTTCGGCATGCGCCCGAAGGATTGCGGCAGCTGCGGCTACCGGGCGGTGTGCCGCATCACCGAGCGGCGCGTGGTGGAGGAGGGCGTTTGA